Proteins from a single region of Chryseobacterium sp. T16E-39:
- a CDS encoding NADH-quinone oxidoreductase subunit N, producing MSVLIIVFLTAVAALFSGVFEQGKFARYIGILGLIIALYVSFLPECSFFEHYRHMYEYGSNTALFTKISIVTTLLLFFLGGFAFSNHRSHQSELYALMLFALCGGIILFGFQNLVTLFLGIEILSIPLYVMAGANKTDLRSNEASIKYFLMGAFATGFLLFGITFIYGSAGTFDLYKIHDFGAANPKNVMFILGVILMLCALAFKVALAPFHMWSPDVYYGSPSLITAFMASVVKISGFFAFFRLMTIGFTGVTHEWINVLGVFVIITLLLANVMGLAQTNVKRMLAYSSVSHAGYIGLVFFGMTNLSTYNLAFYLFAYSLSTVGVFMCLIWVEKLKRETSFGAFKGLAKSEPLLAVVAAISMLSMAGVPLTAGFMGKFALFSQAINGAAFLVLVAVLGSAVSIAYYLRLIIAMFFFKETTFKTSEKVTLTYNVVAVVIIASIIILGVFPDMFAKQFGL from the coding sequence ATGAGTGTTTTAATTATTGTTTTCCTAACTGCAGTTGCTGCGTTATTTTCAGGAGTTTTTGAACAAGGGAAATTCGCAAGATACATTGGGATTTTGGGGTTAATCATTGCATTATATGTTAGCTTCCTGCCTGAATGTTCATTCTTCGAACATTACAGACATATGTATGAATATGGTTCTAATACGGCTTTATTCACAAAAATTTCAATTGTAACTACTTTACTATTGTTCTTTCTGGGAGGTTTTGCGTTCAGCAACCATAGAAGTCACCAGTCCGAACTGTATGCATTAATGCTATTCGCACTCTGTGGTGGTATTATTCTTTTCGGTTTCCAGAACTTAGTGACATTGTTCTTAGGTATTGAAATTCTTTCCATCCCATTATACGTAATGGCCGGTGCCAATAAAACTGATTTAAGATCTAATGAAGCTTCTATAAAGTACTTCCTGATGGGTGCATTTGCAACCGGATTCCTGTTATTTGGTATCACATTCATCTATGGTAGTGCAGGAACTTTTGATCTCTATAAAATACATGATTTCGGAGCAGCAAATCCTAAAAATGTAATGTTCATTCTTGGAGTAATCCTGATGTTATGTGCATTGGCATTTAAAGTGGCATTAGCTCCTTTCCACATGTGGAGCCCTGATGTTTATTATGGTTCTCCATCATTGATCACAGCCTTTATGGCAAGTGTAGTAAAGATCTCCGGATTTTTTGCATTTTTCAGATTAATGACGATAGGGTTTACAGGAGTTACGCATGAATGGATCAACGTTCTTGGTGTATTTGTGATCATTACATTACTTTTAGCCAATGTAATGGGACTTGCGCAAACTAATGTAAAAAGAATGTTAGCCTATTCATCTGTTTCTCATGCTGGATATATTGGATTGGTATTCTTTGGAATGACAAATCTGTCTACTTATAATCTTGCATTCTACCTGTTTGCTTACTCACTATCTACTGTTGGAGTATTTATGTGTCTGATCTGGGTAGAAAAATTAAAAAGAGAAACCTCCTTTGGTGCTTTTAAAGGATTGGCTAAGTCTGAACCTCTTTTAGCAGTTGTTGCAGCTATTTCTATGCTTTCAATGGCAGGAGTTCCATTAACAGCTGGTTTTATGGGTAAATTTGCCCTATTCTCTCAAGCGATTAATGGAGCAGCATTTCTTGTTTTAGTCGCAGTTCTGGGTTCTGCAGTTTCGATTGCATACTACCTGAGATTAATTATTGCTATGTTCTTCTTCAAAGAAACAACATTCAAAACTTCAGAAAAGGTAACGCTTACTTATAATGTTGTAGCAGTTGTTATTATTGCCTCGATTATTATTTTAGGTGTCTTCCCTGACATGTTTGCTAAACAATTTGGTTTGTAA
- a CDS encoding NuoM family protein, whose protein sequence is MSGLLLTLLLLPLVGSGLVFAWKNKSSKYLALGIALVQMLLTFYILSDFDFTPTVDSVLQHEINYPWSQFIKSSLHFGIDGMSMLLLLLTNILSPLIILSSFNENVNYRNSFYGLILLMQFGLVGVFTSLDGLLFYIFWEVTLIPIWLIAGLWGQENKRFEFTTKFFVYTFVGSLFMLAGLIYVYNHSASFALTDLYNASLNETQQTVVFWFIFFAFAVKLPIFPFHTWQPDTYTYSPTQGSMLLSGIMLKMAVYGVIRYLLPITPIPIMGISGQIVIILAIVGILHGALIAIIQNDMKRIIAYSSFSHVGLMVAGIFASAVLTLRGTFTTEGAEGALVQTFAHGINVVGLFYCADILYKRFKSRDIRQMGGLAKVAPKFAVLFLLILLGSMGVPLTNGFIGEFILIKSIFDFNVLAAVIAGLTIILSAVYLLRFYGKAMFGKGDEAVLNTAKDLSGVEFSVLASLAVFVIVLGIFPQPVIEMVSSSLKFIYQSMVS, encoded by the coding sequence ATGTCTGGTTTATTATTAACATTATTACTATTACCTCTAGTAGGTTCGGGATTAGTTTTTGCCTGGAAAAATAAATCCAGCAAATATTTGGCGTTAGGAATTGCATTGGTACAAATGCTTCTTACATTTTATATACTTTCGGATTTTGATTTTACGCCGACTGTAGATAGTGTATTGCAGCATGAGATCAATTATCCTTGGTCACAATTTATCAAAAGCTCTCTTCATTTCGGTATTGACGGGATGAGCATGTTGCTTTTGTTATTGACCAATATTCTTTCGCCTTTAATTATTTTATCTTCATTTAATGAGAATGTAAACTACAGAAACTCTTTTTACGGTCTGATCCTGTTGATGCAGTTCGGACTTGTAGGGGTTTTCACTTCTTTAGATGGTTTATTATTCTATATTTTCTGGGAGGTAACATTGATTCCTATCTGGTTAATCGCTGGACTTTGGGGTCAGGAAAATAAAAGATTTGAATTTACAACGAAGTTCTTCGTATATACATTTGTAGGATCACTGTTCATGTTAGCAGGATTGATTTACGTTTACAATCACTCTGCGTCATTTGCTTTAACAGATCTATACAATGCTTCATTGAACGAAACTCAGCAAACGGTCGTATTTTGGTTTATATTCTTTGCTTTTGCAGTGAAATTACCCATATTCCCGTTCCATACGTGGCAGCCTGACACTTATACCTACTCTCCTACTCAGGGATCGATGTTGTTATCAGGGATCATGTTGAAAATGGCAGTATATGGTGTAATCCGTTACCTATTACCAATCACTCCTATTCCTATTATGGGAATCTCCGGACAGATCGTAATTATCCTGGCAATTGTAGGTATCCTTCACGGAGCACTGATTGCCATTATCCAAAATGATATGAAGAGAATTATTGCTTATTCATCTTTTTCTCACGTTGGATTAATGGTGGCAGGTATTTTTGCGTCAGCTGTTTTGACACTGAGAGGAACTTTTACAACTGAAGGTGCTGAAGGTGCTCTGGTACAAACTTTTGCTCACGGTATTAATGTGGTAGGTTTGTTCTACTGTGCAGATATTTTATATAAAAGATTTAAATCAAGAGATATAAGACAAATGGGAGGTTTAGCGAAAGTAGCTCCTAAGTTTGCAGTATTATTCCTTCTTATTCTGTTAGGCTCAATGGGAGTTCCATTGACTAATGGTTTCATTGGAGAATTTATTTTGATTAAATCAATTTTTGATTTCAATGTTTTAGCTGCTGTTATTGCCGGTTTAACCATAATTCTTTCTGCAGTTTACCTATTGAGATTCTACGGAAAAGCAATGTTTGGTAAAGGAGATGAGGCAGTATTAAATACAGCAAAAGATTTATCAGGCGTAGAATTTTCTGTGTTGGCTAGTTTGGCGGTTTTTGTGATAGTACTTGGTATTTTCCCTCAGCCGGTAATCGAAATGGTGAGTAGTTCGTTAAAGTTTATCTACCAATCAATGGTTAGTTAA
- the nuoL gene encoding NADH-quinone oxidoreductase subunit L — MENLVYAIILLPLLGFLINGLFGKNLPKILVGGLATAAVFGSFCIAVSIFMNFNSESQPIIVKAFEWFRVNGVQINFGFQIDQLSLMMIMIITGIGSLIHLYSIGYMSHDKGFYKFFTYLNLFIFSMLLLVMGSNYLILFIGWEGVGLCSYLLIGFWFTNEEYGKAARKAFIMNRIGDLGLLIGIFMIASQTNAIDFLSVAQNSSKFELDGTVIIFITASLFIGATGKSAQVPLYTWLPDAMAGPTPVSALIHAATMVTAGIYLVVRSNFLFTLAPTVQGGILLIGFLTAALAGFYALRQNDIKKVLAYSTVSQLGFMFIALGLGAYTTAMFHVMTHAFFKALLFLGAGSVIHAMSNEQDMRFMGGLKKVIPITHATFLIGTLAISGFPLLSGMISKDEILVAAFAKNPIYWVMLFILAAITATYMFRLYYLTFHGEFRGTEEQKHHLHESPMNMTLPLVVLAILSVIGGFINLPHFIGHGHYAKLMEWLKPVLTEESFKQMEATLSGVDFNTEMILLGATVVMFFSVWFIVKNTYVNKKKRALPEESYTGWEKLSAKKLYIDELYNALIVKTVEGLGRGGKMFDKGVLDRFVDFVGEGAEDSGKSMKRIQNGNVETYILIMSLAVGIILIVNFILQ, encoded by the coding sequence ATGGAAAATTTAGTGTATGCAATAATACTTTTACCACTTTTAGGCTTTCTTATAAACGGTTTGTTCGGAAAAAACCTTCCAAAAATATTAGTTGGAGGATTAGCAACAGCAGCGGTTTTCGGATCTTTCTGCATTGCTGTAAGTATTTTCATGAATTTCAATTCTGAAAGTCAGCCGATAATCGTAAAAGCTTTCGAATGGTTTAGAGTCAATGGAGTTCAGATTAACTTTGGTTTCCAGATCGATCAGTTATCTTTAATGATGATTATGATCATTACAGGTATCGGATCATTGATCCACTTATACTCTATCGGATATATGAGTCATGATAAAGGTTTCTATAAGTTCTTTACTTATCTGAATCTTTTCATCTTCTCTATGTTACTTTTGGTAATGGGAAGCAATTACCTGATCCTGTTCATCGGATGGGAAGGTGTAGGTTTGTGTTCTTATTTATTGATCGGATTCTGGTTCACAAACGAAGAATATGGTAAAGCTGCAAGAAAAGCATTTATCATGAACAGGATTGGTGACCTTGGTTTATTGATCGGTATCTTTATGATCGCTTCTCAAACCAACGCTATTGATTTCCTTTCAGTAGCACAAAATTCTTCAAAATTTGAATTAGACGGAACGGTAATTATCTTTATTACGGCAAGTTTATTTATCGGTGCTACCGGTAAATCTGCTCAGGTTCCTTTATATACATGGTTACCGGATGCAATGGCGGGACCAACACCTGTTTCTGCGTTAATTCACGCAGCAACGATGGTAACTGCAGGGATCTATTTGGTAGTAAGATCTAATTTCTTATTCACTTTAGCGCCAACTGTTCAGGGAGGAATTTTATTGATAGGATTCTTAACTGCAGCGTTAGCAGGTTTCTATGCACTTCGCCAAAACGACATCAAAAAAGTATTGGCTTATTCTACAGTTTCACAACTTGGATTTATGTTCATTGCTTTAGGATTAGGAGCTTATACAACAGCTATGTTCCACGTAATGACACACGCATTCTTCAAAGCTTTATTATTCTTAGGTGCAGGTTCTGTGATCCACGCTATGAGCAATGAACAGGATATGCGTTTTATGGGTGGACTTAAAAAAGTAATTCCAATTACCCATGCTACTTTCCTTATCGGAACTTTAGCAATTTCAGGATTCCCTTTATTATCAGGGATGATTTCTAAAGATGAAATTTTAGTTGCAGCATTTGCTAAAAATCCAATCTATTGGGTAATGCTGTTTATTTTAGCGGCAATTACGGCTACCTATATGTTCAGATTGTATTATTTAACTTTCCATGGGGAGTTCAGAGGTACTGAAGAGCAAAAACATCATTTGCATGAAAGCCCGATGAATATGACATTACCATTGGTCGTATTGGCTATTCTGTCTGTAATCGGAGGTTTCATTAATTTACCACACTTTATTGGTCACGGTCATTACGCAAAACTAATGGAGTGGTTGAAACCTGTCTTGACTGAAGAAAGTTTCAAGCAAATGGAAGCTACCCTTTCAGGAGTTGATTTTAATACTGAAATGATACTTTTAGGAGCAACGGTTGTGATGTTCTTCTCTGTATGGTTCATTGTTAAAAATACGTATGTGAATAAGAAAAAGAGAGCTTTACCGGAGGAAAGTTATACCGGATGGGAAAAGCTTTCTGCTAAAAAATTATATATTGACGAACTTTACAATGCATTAATTGTAAAAACTGTTGAAGGATTAGGACGTGGAGGTAAAATGTTTGATAAGGGTGTTCTAGATCGTTTTGTAGACTTTGTAGGTGAAGGTGCCGAAGATAGCGGAAAATCTATGAAACGTATTCAAAACGGAAATGTTGAGACATACATTCTTATCATGTCTTTAGCGGTGGGAATTATACTGATTGTTAACTTTATATTACAATAA
- the nuoK gene encoding NADH-quinone oxidoreductase subunit NuoK, with protein sequence MGEVNTFIQSVPLNYFIILSSVLFSLGVLGVLLRKNAIVILGCVELMLNSANLLLAAFSAYKGNSDGQLLVFFIMVVAAAEVAVGLAIIAMLYRNTRSVDVSIFNKLRG encoded by the coding sequence ATGGGAGAAGTAAATACATTTATACAAAGCGTCCCTTTAAATTATTTCATCATCCTCTCTTCAGTATTATTCAGTTTGGGAGTGTTGGGAGTATTATTGAGAAAAAACGCTATTGTTATTTTGGGTTGTGTAGAGCTTATGCTCAATTCTGCAAATCTTTTATTAGCTGCTTTTTCAGCATATAAAGGAAATAGCGATGGACAACTTTTAGTTTTCTTCATTATGGTGGTTGCTGCTGCAGAAGTTGCAGTAGGTTTGGCAATTATTGCTATGCTATATAGAAATACCCGTTCTGTAGATGTTAGTATATTTAATAAATTAAGAGGATAA
- a CDS encoding NADH-quinone oxidoreductase subunit J, with amino-acid sequence MDQFLFFLVAFLAVASAVYFVFAKNPLYAILSLIVTMFSIAGMYILLNAQFLAIIQIIVYAGAIMVLFLYILMMLNLNKEDESKKNNTLKFIGVFTAGLLLIGILGVFRGVQDNHIVVENVDRGVGLTKNLGKLLFNEYVLPFELASILILAGIVGAVLIGKKDL; translated from the coding sequence ATGGATCAGTTTTTATTTTTCTTGGTGGCGTTTTTAGCAGTGGCGAGTGCAGTATACTTCGTATTTGCAAAAAATCCTTTATATGCTATTTTGTCATTAATTGTTACAATGTTTTCTATTGCCGGAATGTACATCCTTTTAAATGCACAATTCCTAGCAATTATTCAGATTATAGTGTATGCCGGAGCAATCATGGTATTGTTCCTTTATATTCTAATGATGCTTAATCTTAATAAGGAAGACGAAAGTAAGAAGAACAATACTTTAAAATTTATTGGAGTTTTTACAGCTGGTCTCTTATTGATTGGTATTTTAGGAGTATTCAGAGGAGTTCAGGACAACCACATTGTAGTAGAGAATGTAGACAGAGGGGTTGGACTTACTAAAAATCTGGGTAAGCTTTTATTTAATGAATATGTCTTACCGTTTGAGCTTGCTTCGATCCTTATTTTGGCAGGTATTGTAGGTGCGGTATTAATCGGTAAAAAAGATTTATAA
- a CDS encoding NuoI/complex I 23 kDa subunit family protein, giving the protein MKLTNRSKVVSNKEMTLAEKIYLPAIFKGMGITFKHAVRTVVKGAPAVYSYPEVQKPRAQVWRGQHVLKRDEEGRERCTACGLCAVACPAEAITMTASERTKEEKGLYREEKYASVYEINMLRCIFCGMCEEACPKSAIYLTDRLVDVETNRGSFIYGKDKLVEKINERIDITARQSEKQKNAVK; this is encoded by the coding sequence ATGAAACTTACTAACAGATCCAAAGTTGTTTCTAATAAAGAAATGACCCTTGCTGAAAAAATCTACCTTCCGGCGATTTTCAAAGGTATGGGGATTACATTCAAGCATGCTGTAAGAACCGTAGTAAAAGGTGCTCCTGCAGTTTATTCGTATCCAGAAGTACAGAAACCAAGAGCTCAGGTTTGGCGTGGCCAGCATGTACTGAAAAGAGATGAAGAAGGAAGAGAAAGATGTACAGCTTGTGGACTGTGTGCCGTAGCTTGTCCTGCTGAAGCTATTACAATGACAGCTTCAGAAAGAACAAAAGAAGAGAAAGGTCTTTACAGAGAAGAGAAATACGCTTCTGTGTATGAAATCAATATGCTAAGATGTATTTTCTGTGGAATGTGTGAAGAGGCCTGTCCAAAATCAGCAATTTATCTTACCGATAGATTGGTGGATGTGGAAACCAACAGAGGTTCTTTTATCTATGGAAAAGATAAACTAGTTGAAAAGATAAATGAAAGGATTGACATCACAGCGAGACAGTCCGAGAAACAAAAAAATGCGGTAAAATAA
- the nuoH gene encoding NADH-quinone oxidoreductase subunit NuoH has product MDLITFKLILVLALFLLSLTIAAYSTWAERKVASIMQDRIGPNRAGPFGLLQPLADGGKFFFKEDFTPANAEKFLFVLGPALVMFISLITGAVIPWGKSLNIGGMSYDLQVANIDVGVLFIIGMASIGVYGIMIGGWASNNKYSLLGAIRASSQMISYELAMGLALLSIIMMTGSLDLKVITETQTTGKLWGLIHIDGMNWNIFYQPLAFLIFMVAALAETNRHPFDLPECESELVTGYSTEYSSMKLGLYMFGEYVNMFISNAFMVVLFFGGYNYPGIEWVTQHWGENIAGILSIVAFLTKTIVGILIFMWIRWTLPRFRYDQLMHLGWKTLIPLAVVNLVITGALILAFGH; this is encoded by the coding sequence ATGGATTTAATTACATTTAAATTAATACTTGTACTAGCGCTTTTCTTGCTTTCACTAACGATAGCAGCCTACTCTACCTGGGCAGAAAGAAAAGTGGCTTCTATTATGCAGGATAGAATCGGACCAAACAGAGCAGGTCCTTTCGGATTGCTGCAGCCTCTTGCTGATGGTGGAAAGTTTTTCTTTAAAGAAGACTTTACTCCTGCCAATGCAGAAAAATTCCTTTTCGTATTGGGGCCGGCATTGGTAATGTTTATTTCATTGATCACGGGTGCCGTTATCCCTTGGGGTAAAAGCTTAAATATTGGTGGGATGTCTTACGATCTTCAGGTTGCCAACATTGATGTTGGTGTACTTTTCATTATCGGAATGGCTTCTATTGGTGTTTACGGAATCATGATCGGAGGTTGGGCCTCAAATAATAAATATTCATTATTAGGTGCTATCCGTGCTTCTTCACAGATGATCTCTTATGAATTAGCAATGGGGTTAGCTTTGCTTTCTATCATCATGATGACAGGAAGTTTAGATTTAAAAGTAATTACTGAAACTCAGACTACAGGAAAATTATGGGGACTTATCCATATTGATGGGATGAACTGGAATATTTTCTATCAACCATTAGCTTTCCTTATTTTTATGGTTGCTGCGTTAGCGGAAACCAACAGACACCCTTTCGATTTACCTGAGTGTGAATCTGAATTGGTAACAGGATATTCTACGGAATATTCTTCAATGAAGTTAGGGTTATACATGTTCGGAGAATATGTGAACATGTTTATTTCAAATGCTTTTATGGTGGTTCTATTCTTTGGGGGGTATAACTACCCTGGAATTGAATGGGTAACACAACATTGGGGTGAAAACATTGCTGGAATCTTAAGTATTGTAGCATTTTTAACCAAAACCATTGTCGGAATTCTGATCTTTATGTGGATCAGATGGACGCTTCCTAGATTCAGATACGACCAGTTGATGCATTTAGGATGGAAAACATTAATTCCATTGGCGGTTGTAAACCTTGTTATTACCGGAGCTTTAATTTTAGCATTCGGACATTAA
- a CDS encoding 2Fe-2S iron-sulfur cluster-binding protein: MSEEVKKFKITIDGQTAEVLPGTSILEAARQIGGKSVPPAMCYYSKLETSGGRCRTCLVEVSKGSEADPRPMPKLVASCRTNVMDGMEVKNLTSDKAQEGRKAVTEFLLVNHPLDCPVCDQAGECHLQDLGYEHGVESTRTEFERNTYEADDLGPNIKLNMNRCILCARCVLTANQLTNTREHGILFRGDHAEISTYLNKALDNDFIGNVIDVCPVGALTDRTARFASRVWFTNPMNASCKCDKCSGKAVVWMKGDEVVRVTARKDQWGEVEEFICDTCRFERKELKDWNIEGPRHIDRHSVISLNHYEKPKDQLRVLDNPMAKEISEKDEK; this comes from the coding sequence ATGAGCGAAGAAGTTAAAAAATTCAAAATCACTATAGACGGACAGACTGCTGAAGTATTGCCTGGAACTTCCATTTTGGAAGCAGCAAGACAGATCGGTGGAAAATCAGTCCCTCCGGCAATGTGCTATTATAGCAAATTGGAAACCAGTGGAGGAAGATGCAGAACTTGTTTGGTAGAGGTTTCTAAAGGATCTGAAGCAGATCCTCGTCCCATGCCTAAATTAGTGGCAAGTTGCAGAACTAATGTAATGGACGGGATGGAAGTGAAAAACCTTACATCGGATAAAGCTCAAGAAGGTAGAAAAGCCGTTACTGAATTTTTATTGGTTAACCACCCGTTAGACTGCCCGGTTTGTGATCAGGCTGGAGAATGTCATCTTCAGGATCTAGGGTATGAGCATGGGGTTGAAAGTACCAGAACTGAGTTTGAAAGAAATACCTACGAAGCAGATGATCTTGGTCCGAATATTAAGCTGAACATGAATCGTTGTATTCTTTGTGCAAGATGTGTACTTACAGCGAATCAACTTACCAATACCAGAGAACACGGTATTCTTTTCAGAGGTGATCATGCTGAAATTTCAACCTATTTAAATAAAGCCCTGGATAATGATTTCATCGGAAACGTAATTGACGTTTGCCCGGTGGGAGCTTTAACGGACAGAACAGCACGTTTCGCAAGCAGAGTTTGGTTTACCAACCCAATGAATGCATCATGTAAATGTGATAAGTGTTCAGGAAAGGCTGTTGTTTGGATGAAAGGTGATGAAGTGGTAAGAGTTACCGCAAGAAAAGATCAGTGGGGAGAGGTTGAAGAATTCATCTGTGACACTTGCCGTTTCGAAAGAAAAGAATTGAAAGACTGGAATATTGAAGGTCCTAGACATATCGACAGACACTCTGTAATTTCACTCAACCATTATGAGAAGCCTAAGGATCAGCTAAGAGTTCTTGACAATCCAATGGCAAAGGAAATTAGTGAAAAAGACGAAAAATAA